tagaatggtttagaccatcgacatcttggcaagatcctcggactaaagattgtgatttagaagtccagaagataatacatcttcaagagctagctaataaactgccagatacatttgctgacccaaatagagtgacAATATCACAcatcccggcttgtaatgcacctgtAAGATTAgacgtccaagatggacaatgtcaagtggctacagagtctaagcaacgtCTAAAACGTggcagaccaattggttccaaagacaaacagcctcggaaatccaagaaaggtgctggatccgagagcattaagaaaaccgtccaggacatagaTGGAACGGTCGAGCCGACCATGACGGTCGAGCCGAGTGAACCGTCCATACCCGATGATCCGGTCGTTCCTCCaagtgaggtccgggacgctggACTTCACGGGACACCAGAACCggacaatcaagagatctctataaaccatgtgatgtctggaaaacaatggaacagaaaagatatcaacgttgatgatttatttgcatacaaggtagcacttgagatcatggataaagatgaggatctagaacccacgtccatacaagaatgcatgctaagatcggattggatcaaatggaaacaagctataaacgtggagttagaatcattaagaaagagaggcgtttttggccctataatcttgacacctagagatgtcaaaccagtgggatacaaatgggtctttgtaaggaagagaaatgagaaaggagaagtagtgagatacaaagcacggcttgtagcacaaggattctcacaaagacctggaatagactttgaggaaacttattcccctgtggtggatgcgacTACATTGAGATACttaatcagtctggccgtgagaGAGAGCATTGATttgcgcctaatggatgtagttaCAGCATACCTGTACGGACCACTGGACAACGAAATACATATGAGAattccagagggtattgagctcaaagataagaaaggttctcgagaacaacattgcattaagctgaacaaagctttatatggtttaaaacagtcaggtcgaatgtggtataacCGGCTGTCCGAGTACCTAACCAAAGAGGGAtataagaacgatccaataagtccatgtatattcataaagaaattcgacagcaagggctatgttataatgtctgtctatgtggacgacctgaacataataggaacctctggagagatttcccaaacggtcgaatgtctaaagaaagaattcgaaatgaaagacttaggaaaaactaagttctgtttgggattacagtttgagtataaggcaaatggcatccttgtgcatcaagaaacttatacagagaagatactcaagcaattcAATATGGACCAGGCACACCCCTTACCGtgtcctatggtcgtgaggtccttagaccttgagaaggatCCATTCGGACCTAAGAGACCGGACGAGGAAGCACTCGGACCGGACATGCCTTACttaagtgccattggggccttaatgtatttagctagtcatactagaccggacataagctttgccgtgagcttactaTCCAGATTTGGATCATGTCCGACCTTAAGGCATtggaacggagtgaaacatctgttcaggtatctgcaaggaacaaaagacCTTGGTTTATTCTATACCAACCGGCCAGGAGAGAACAtggtcggatatgcagatgctgggtacttatctgacccacacaatgctagatctcagacagGATATGTGTTTATACACAGTGGGGCTGCAGTATGTTGGCGGTCCACAAAACAATCCTTAGTGGCCACATCCTctaatcatgccgagatcatagccatgtttgaagcaagccgagagcttgtgtggttgaggaacatgaccggccatatcCTAAAGGAGAGTGGCCTGGCCATgggaaaggaaaaagaagagcCAACGATCATCTACGAGGACAATGCAGCGTGCATagctcagctcaaggaaggatacatcaagggagacaggaccaagcacatcctgcccaagttctttttcacccacgacctgcagaaggcaaaggaggttcaagtagttcaagtccgatccagcgacaactcagccgacctaTTCACCAAGTCTCTACCAACCTCAACattcaggaagctggttcatcagatagggatgcgcCGCCTGAAGGATCtgcagtgatgccttcatcagggggagtgtcatgcgttgtactctttttcctgtctacggtttccattttttcccaccttgggtttttggttttcctagagaggttttaacgaggcaacatcgtgcatgatacgagcccatatggttctagcatccaagggggagtgttatgaacaatgtggattgctagaagccaaaggccaagaccgaggcccatagagagagagagagaccgcggcccaaaggggagagagagtcggccgccTCTTTAGGATAACGTTTCcatttatgtttcatgtttatctattaggaggttttcctttttactctaggattatgatttggatactttccattttaCTCATCCCttgtatcccctatataagggaacactttgattcagaATGAATAAGAACAGAACACACGATTTCATCTCTCTGTTCACAACAGgctcttctttttcctttcccATGGCCAGGCCACTCTCCTTTAGgatatggccggtcatgttcctcaaccacacaagctctcggcttgcttcaaacatggctatgatctcggcatgattagAGGATGTGGCCACTAAGGATTGTTTTGTGGACCGCCAACATACTGCAGCCCCACTGTGTATAAACACATATCctgtctgagatctagcattgtgtgggtcagataagtacccagcatctgcatatccgaccaTGTTCTCTCCTGGCCGGTTGGTATAGAATAAACCAAGgtcttttgttccttgcagatacctgaacagatgtttcactccgttccaATGCCTTAAGGTCGGACATGATCCAAATCTGGAtagtaagctcacggcaaagcttatgtccggtctagtatgactagctaaatacattaaggccccaatggcacttaaGTAAGGCATGTCCGGTCCGAGTGCTTCCTCGTCCGGTCTCTTAGGTCCGAATGGatccttctcaaggtctaaggacctcacgaccataggacaCGGTAAGGGGTGTGCCTGGTCCATATTgaattgcttgagtatcttctctgtataagtttcttgatgcacaaggatgccatttgccttatactcaaactgtaatcccaaacagaacttagttttcctaagtctttcatttcgaattctttctttagacattcgaccgtttgggaaatctctccagaggttcctattatgttcaggtcgtccacatagacagacattataacatagcccttgctgtcgaatttctttatgaatatacatggacttattggatcgttcttataTCCCTCTTTGGTTAGGTACTCGGACAGCCGgttataccacattcgacctgactgttttaaaccatataaagctttgttcagcttaatgcaatgttgttctcgagaacctttcttatctttgagctcaataccctctggaactctcatatgTATTTCGTTGTCCAGTGGTCCGTACAGGTATGCTGtaactacatccattaggcgcaaATCAATGCTCTCtctcacggccagactgattaaGTATCTCAATGTAgtcgcatccaccacaggggaataagtttcctcaagtctattccaggtctttgtgagaatccttgtgctacaagccgtgctttgtatctcactacttctcctttctcatttctcttccttacaaagacccatttgtatcccactggtttgacatctctaggtgtcaagattatagggccaaaaacgcctctctttcttaatgattctaactccacgtttatagcttgtttccatttgatccaatccgatcttagcatgcattcttgtatggacgtgggttctagatcctcatctttatccatgatctcaagtgctaccttgtatgcaaataaatcatcaacgttgatatcttttctgttccattgttttccagacatcacatggtttatagagatctcttgattgtccGGTTCTGGTGTCCCGTGAAGTccagcgtcccggacctcacttGGAGGAACGAccggatcatcgggtgtggACGGTTCACTCGGCTCGACCGTCATGGTCGGCTCGACCGTTCCAtctatgtcctggacggttttcttaatgctctcggatccagcacctttcttggatttccgaggctgtttgtctttggaaccaattggtctgccACGTTTTAGacgttgcttagactctgtagccacttgacattgtccatcttggacgtcTAATCTTacaggtgcattacaagccgggatgTGTGATATTgtcactctatttgggtcagcaaatgtatctggcagtttattagctagctcttgaagatgtattatcttctggacttctaaatcacaatctttagtccgaggatcttgccaagatgtcgatggtctaaaccattctatttcttttgttatcaaccggctgttatctccccctaaggacggatatgtggactcatcaaactgtgagtcttcgtatctggccttaaacaaatcaccggttgttggctcaagatactttataatacttGGGGattcatatcctacgtatattcccatcctcctctgcggtcccatcttagttctctgtggtggagcaattggaacgtagacggcacatccaaatgttttgatgtgggacacgtctggctcatgacccgtaagtaattgggatggtgaatatctatgctcactagatggcctgatgcgaatcagttccgtagcatgtaaaaccgcatgtccccatgctgataccggaagtttagacttcataagtaatggacgggctatcagctggatacgtttaatgaaagattcggccaagccgttctgtgtatggacatgtgccacggagtgttctacttttacccccatggacatacagtattcattaaacgcctgggacgtgaactcaccagcattgtctagacgtatagtcttgaGTGGAAAGTCTGGAAAAtgtgctctcagccttatcatctgagcaagcagccgtgcaaaggctaggtTCCGAGTGGACAACAGAcatacatgcgaccatctggtcgatgcatcaatgaggaccatgaaatatctaaacgtcccacacggtgggtgtattggtccgcaTATGTCCCCTTGgatcctttccagaaagttcaaggtttctttattaaccttggctggtgatggcctagttatgagtttcccttgtgcacatgcagcacatgtgagatttcgtGGGATCACTCCTTTAAACGTGTGCCCTAATGAATTCATCATTAGTTTTCGCATCATTCctgttccgggatggccaagccggttatgccataaagtgaatagctcTGAGGTATTTGCCTCGACCAtactgatccttgcatagtaAAGACCAGTGGACATTGCGGGCATGGTCTCTAGGATCTTtttattgcctttggtgatcaaagttatgttaaggaattctttgtttccttcttcccatgtttcaaggtgaAAACCGTTCAACCTTATgtccttgaaactcaataagcttcttctagagcttggggaatacaaggcggttttgatctctaggtgagtgcctttgggcatcatcacataggcctggccgtgaccttcaatcaggctggcctcacccgcaatggtttgtacctttgcactttgcattgtgagattcATGAAAtaccttttgtctctaaggatcgtatgacttgtgccactatccaccacaagtatacTCATCTCATCACTCATTTCTATAAGTAAAATTTACTAGACTTTAGAGACTTTGtaaaacttttattataaatgtcatttcataaaataaaaacaccaaatcaaagacataaagcaataagacaatgtgattcgaaaaaCTAGTCCTTTAGACAATCAGAAGTTTCAAAATCCATTTGATCATCCTTGTTGTCTCTGTCGGattcatcatcagcatcatacCCATATCCTTTGTCATCATGACCgttttcttggatcatgtttgcctccgggttcttgttcttgatactctcttgatagagttcGCACAAGTGCTTTGGAGTTCTgcagttcttggcccaatgatTGTCCATCCCGCATCTGTGACATAAGGACttggacgtgtaagatggtttggatataCCACCTCGTCCACGGCCATAACTCCCTCGGCCCCGaccgtaattggaaccacgaccacggttattgtggtttccccTACGGCCGGTTGAGTAGCTATCTCGACCATTATGGTTGTCACGTCTACGCCCCCTGTACCCACCACGGCTATGACCGTATGGTTTCCTGTTGTCTTGGGCATAGTAGATTTCcttgggatctttcttttcaatGTCATGGGCTTCGGGTAATGGTGCTGTCCCGGCCGGTCTAGCTCCACTGTTCTTCATGAGAAGCTCATTATTTGCCTCGGCCAAGAGTAGACaggagatcagatcagtgtatgtggcAAAACCTTTTGTTCTATACTGCTGCTGCAGTACAGAATTCGACTGATTGAAAGTCGTAtaggtcttttcaagcatcatAACATCAGATACTTCTTCACCACACAGTCTTAGTATTGAGACGATTTTGAACAAGGCCGAGTTgtactcatccacggacttgaagTCCATGAATCTGAGATGCATCCAATCGTGCcttgcctttggaagcaacaccatcttttggtgatcatatctgtgCCTTAAAGCATTCCAAAGGTCCAATGGATTCTCAATcgtcatgtactgatctttaagaccttcaatgagatgatggcgcataTAACATATGGCCCTGTATctattcttttcattctcattgctgtcctcgatgatagtatcaccgagtcccttggattttagactaatccttgtgtctagcgcccactgcaagtaattgtctccggagagattcagggctgcatagtctctgtttgctattttcgacatctgatccACATTATCATGCAAGACATTAGATTCATAATGGGATCACGTGGCCGCATGATATatgcaagctcggccacaacacgtcttatgcatttatgatgttcaaacaattctaattcgaccatggtgctatcaaGCAAGCCGCACGGCTATATGATCAATCAATGGGTTCGGTTATGTAATTCTAAAACTACCATGGTGCAATCAATCCTAAAAACAATTCTACATGTACCAGAAAGTTTTAATGCCACACGGCCATATGAGTTAAATGCAATCAGATTCGAGATCATGTGTTTCTATATGCTGGCCGATCGGTTTTAATCAGTTGTGAATGCAA
The genomic region above belongs to Brassica napus cultivar Da-Ae unplaced genomic scaffold, Da-Ae ScsIHWf_291;HRSCAF=478, whole genome shotgun sequence and contains:
- the LOC125602615 gene encoding uncharacterized protein LOC125602615; translation: MRHHLIEGLKDQYMTIENPLDLWNALRHRYDHQKMVLLPKARHDWMHLRFMDFKSVDEYNSALFKIVSILRLCGEEVSDVMMLEKTYTTFNQSNSVLQQQYRTKGFATYTDLISCLLLAEANNELLMKNSGARPAGTAPLPEAHDIEKKDPKEIYYAQDNRKPYGHSRGGYRGRRRDNHNGRDSYSTGRRGNHNNRGRGSNYGRGRGSYGRGRGGISKPSYTSKSLCHRCGMDNHWAKNCRTPKHLDNKDDQMDFETSDCLKD